The genomic region GGGGCGGGGCGAGGCCGAGGTGGGCGCAGGCCCGCTCGGTGGTCTCGCGGCCGCGCGGCGGGCGCTTCAGCAGGCCCGACTGGATCAGGAAGGGCTCCACGACGTCCTCGAGCGTGTCCTGCTCCTCGCCCAGCGACACCGCGAGGTTCTGCAGGCCGTCGGGCCCGCCGGCGAAGTGCTCGACGATCAGCCGCAGGTAGCGCCGGTCCAGCGGCTCCAGGCCGAGCCGGTCGACGCCCAGCCGCGTCAGCCCGTCGTCGGCGGTCTCGCGGTCGATCACCTTGCGGCCCGCGATCTGGGCGTAGTCGCGGACGCGCCGCAGCAGGCGGTTGGCCGCGCGCGGCGTGCCGCGCGAACGCCGCGCCAGCTCCAGCGCGCCGTCGGGGTCCAACCCGATGCCCAGGATGCCCGCCGAGCGGCCCAGGATGATCTGCAGCTCCTCGGGCGGGTAGAAGTCGAGGTGGCAGACGATGCCGAAGCGGGAGCGCAGCGCGGCGGTGATCATGCCGGCGCGGGTGGTCGCGCCCAGCAGGGTGAAGGGCGCGAGGTCCAGCTGGAAGTGCCGCGCGTGGGGTCCCTTGTCCACCACGATCTCGATGCGCCGGTCCTCCATGGCCGGGTAGAGGTACTCCTCGACCGTGCGGTTGAGGCGGTGGATCTCGTCGATGAACACCGCCGAGGGCCCCTCGTGCTGCGTCAGCAGCCCCACCAGTTCGGCGCTGTTCTGGAAGGCGGGGCCGCTGCTCTGGCGCAGTTCCAGCTCCATCTCGGCGGCGATGATGCCGGCCAGGGTGGTCTTGCCCAGGCCCGGCGGCCCGTACAGCAGGACGTGGTCGAGCACCTCG from bacterium harbors:
- the ruvB gene encoding Holliday junction branch migration DNA helicase RuvB encodes the protein MTDSRWTDPNLRPREDVAEPGLRPRRLDEFVGQAAVKENLRVFIAAARARGEVLDHVLLYGPPGLGKTTLAGIIAAEMELELRQSSGPAFQNSAELVGLLTQHEGPSAVFIDEIHRLNRTVEEYLYPAMEDRRIEIVVDKGPHARHFQLDLAPFTLLGATTRAGMITAALRSRFGIVCHLDFYPPEELQIILGRSAGILGIGLDPDGALELARRSRGTPRAANRLLRRVRDYAQIAGRKVIDRETADDGLTRLGVDRLGLEPLDRRYLRLIVEHFAGGPDGLQNLAVSLGEEQDTLEDVVEPFLIQSGLLKRPPRGRETTERACAHLGLAPP